The Peribacillus simplex genome contains a region encoding:
- a CDS encoding transporter substrate-binding domain-containing protein, which yields MKKLGLLSMFLILTIFISACGTNEEKNAGEEKEPEKVYKVGVDTTYPPFEFKEGNEYKGIDIELINAIAKDQDFKIKLSPMDFGGIIPAMQANQLDVAIAGMSITEERKKVVDFSTPYFDAGLTIVVKKDNTSTKTVKDLKGKTIAVKKGTTGAKYAQDNATKLGIKVVQFNDSPAMFQEVANGNADALIEDYPVISYAIAQKDLGLKIVGDRLNGDQYGIAVLKGQNKDLLKKINDGLANLKKDGTYDEIIKTYLGE from the coding sequence ATGAAGAAACTTGGTTTACTGAGTATGTTTTTGATTCTAACTATCTTTATCTCGGCTTGTGGAACCAATGAAGAAAAAAATGCAGGTGAGGAAAAGGAACCTGAAAAGGTATATAAGGTTGGTGTGGATACGACTTATCCTCCTTTTGAATTTAAAGAGGGGAACGAATATAAAGGTATTGATATAGAATTGATCAATGCAATTGCGAAAGACCAGGATTTTAAAATCAAATTGTCTCCGATGGATTTTGGCGGCATCATTCCGGCAATGCAAGCCAATCAGCTAGATGTAGCCATTGCGGGCATGAGCATTACAGAGGAAAGAAAAAAGGTAGTGGATTTCTCAACACCATATTTTGATGCTGGATTAACAATAGTTGTTAAAAAAGATAATACAAGCACTAAAACTGTTAAAGATCTTAAAGGAAAAACCATTGCAGTCAAAAAAGGGACAACAGGTGCTAAGTATGCACAGGATAATGCTACGAAACTAGGAATTAAAGTTGTCCAATTCAATGATAGTCCAGCGATGTTCCAGGAAGTGGCCAACGGTAATGCAGATGCTCTTATAGAAGATTACCCGGTTATCTCCTATGCGATCGCCCAAAAAGATCTTGGGCTGAAAATCGTAGGTGACCGTTTGAATGGTGACCAATATGGAATTGCTGTATTGAAAGGGCAAAACAAGGATTTATTGAAGAAAATTAATGATGGTCTTGCCAATCTTAAAAAAGACGGCACGTATGATGAAATTATAAAAACGTATCTTGGTGAATAA
- a CDS encoding amino acid ABC transporter permease: MDIIVAALPILLKGLQVTLYIFVIAIILGFLIGLLVALLRLAPIKILNWIAKVYVDAIRGTPFIVQLFFIYFGVNSLNLISLDSTTAGIITVAINAGAYFAEIIRAGIQSIDKGQTEAARSIGFTGTQTMRYVVLPQAFRRMLPTITNQSIISLKDTSLLSVIGIADLTQQGQIQASATFEAFKIWLAVGVIYFIIIYLLTLIANFIERRVQVR, translated from the coding sequence ATGGATATAATTGTTGCGGCATTGCCTATTTTATTAAAAGGACTTCAGGTGACACTTTATATCTTTGTGATTGCCATTATCCTAGGTTTTTTGATTGGTTTACTGGTCGCTTTGCTGCGACTTGCCCCCATCAAAATCTTGAACTGGATTGCAAAGGTTTATGTGGATGCGATACGAGGGACACCGTTCATCGTTCAGCTGTTTTTTATCTATTTTGGTGTGAATTCACTGAATTTGATTTCTTTGGACAGTACAACAGCTGGAATAATTACCGTTGCAATCAATGCGGGGGCATATTTTGCTGAAATAATAAGGGCGGGGATACAATCCATCGATAAAGGACAAACGGAAGCGGCAAGATCCATCGGGTTCACGGGTACTCAAACGATGAGGTATGTCGTGCTGCCGCAAGCATTTAGAAGGATGCTCCCTACCATTACGAATCAATCGATCATCAGCTTGAAAGACACTTCGCTATTATCCGTCATTGGTATTGCCGATTTAACCCAGCAAGGTCAAATTCAAGCTTCGGCAACCTTTGAAGCATTCAAGATTTGGCTGGCCGTCGGTGTGATCTACTTTATCATCATCTATTTGTTAACCCTAATTGCTAATTTCATAGAAAGGAGGGTACAAGTTCGATGA
- a CDS encoding amino acid ABC transporter ATP-binding protein: MSIITVKKLRKSFGTVEVLKDINAEVQEKEVICVIGPSGSGKSTFLRCLNLLEEITGGEVVINGHDITDPKRKININKVRQEVGMVFQHFNLFPHKTVLENITLGPIKIRATEKAEAERLALELLDKVGLKEKANSYPGELSGGQKQRVAIARALAMNPKIMLFDEPTSALDPEMVGDVLEVMKQLAKEGMTMVVVTHEMGFAREVGDRVIFMDGGYIVEENEPNELFGNPQHERTKAFLSKVL, translated from the coding sequence ATGAGCATCATAACTGTAAAAAAACTGAGAAAATCATTTGGAACTGTCGAGGTTTTAAAAGATATTAATGCAGAAGTGCAGGAAAAGGAAGTAATTTGCGTAATAGGCCCTTCTGGATCTGGAAAGAGTACATTCCTGCGTTGCCTGAATCTCCTTGAGGAAATTACGGGCGGTGAGGTGGTCATTAATGGACATGATATAACCGATCCCAAAAGGAAAATCAATATTAACAAAGTCCGGCAAGAAGTTGGAATGGTCTTTCAACATTTCAATCTATTCCCTCATAAAACCGTCCTTGAGAACATAACATTGGGCCCTATTAAAATTCGTGCCACCGAGAAAGCAGAAGCAGAAAGGTTGGCGCTTGAGTTATTGGATAAGGTTGGTCTTAAGGAAAAAGCAAATAGCTATCCAGGGGAACTTTCCGGCGGACAAAAACAACGGGTCGCCATCGCAAGGGCATTAGCGATGAATCCGAAAATCATGCTATTTGATGAACCGACTTCGGCCCTTGACCCTGAGATGGTCGGCGATGTTTTGGAGGTAATGAAGCAACTTGCCAAGGAAGGCATGACAATGGTTGTCGTTACGCATGAAATGGGCTTTGCCCGGGAAGTAGGGGACCGGGTCATATTCATGGATGGAGGGTATATCGTGGAAGAAAATGAGCCGAATGAATTATTCGGCAACCCTCAGCACGAAAGAACGAAAGCATTCTTGAGCAAAGTGCTTTAA
- a CDS encoding NEW3 domain-containing protein: MKKALLSLLSLLLVLALLPLGGSAANPEDTNVELWNAVKPLETTVTFLNSGAHPDDERSDFLAYLSRGLGVKTSSLIANRGEGGQNEIGDELDNALGIIRSREMIEAAKITGVKAYHLSETTSDPIYDFGFSKTPEETLGKWGEELTYERLIRFIRTYQPDILMPSFQNDDTQHGHHRTMTILSERAFRDAADPTVFPQQLKQGLSVWQVKKLYLPVSSADQATTSIEIGKFDPIYNMTYPQLGEQSRYLHKSQGMGSDIPAAPRQIHLDLKQSAVDTKNQSDLFAGVPYNFTEWAEKLPRQASKLKGEFKYLQRNLDAVIAAYPNEKRVFSASQNALSNVRSITAQVKKAKLSPSIKNDLLHKLSLKEEQLQNVSYVSSGLEVQANTASKILTKGQRTNVTVTVKNNGKQTLKKVTAALNVPKGWKTKTKSKDVNLAPNKSATMTYLVEVPEDAAYYHAYDQSTITTSISYRYGSTKTAIKEELDGTIAVLPDVGLTLSPEDIVVNTADVKEQVPVTVTLKNYTEGKTSARVALKVPENWGVHPKNATVSFNEKSEEKQVKFTLRPPKAIQNGEYQIKAAATVNGKTFDSTIQEISYDHIGTFYYQYPAAINTVAFELLMPASLKVGYIESGFDKVADYLSNAGLNITKLTAADLAEGDLSQYDTIVTGIRAYLSREDLKANNARLLEYVENGGHLVVQYHKPGDGWDALKTAPYPLTLGNPSIRWRVTDEKATVNVSKPESALFNYPNKITSDDWSNWVQERGLYFPMEWDERFETFISMADPNEEPFDGGILMAKYGNGTYLYTNLVLYRQIQGQVPGGYRIMTNLISYGAK, encoded by the coding sequence ATGAAAAAAGCTTTGTTATCGTTGCTTTCCCTTTTGTTGGTTCTTGCATTATTGCCGCTTGGAGGTAGTGCTGCAAATCCTGAGGATACCAACGTTGAGTTATGGAATGCGGTTAAGCCGCTCGAGACGACCGTGACATTCTTGAACAGCGGTGCCCATCCGGATGATGAACGCAGTGACTTTCTCGCTTATCTATCGAGAGGATTAGGGGTTAAGACGTCCAGCCTGATTGCAAACCGTGGTGAAGGAGGACAAAATGAAATTGGGGATGAACTGGACAATGCTCTTGGAATCATCCGTTCAAGGGAAATGATAGAAGCTGCAAAAATCACCGGGGTTAAGGCCTATCATCTAAGTGAGACTACATCTGATCCCATTTATGATTTCGGCTTCTCTAAAACACCGGAGGAAACATTGGGAAAATGGGGAGAGGAACTCACCTATGAACGGCTAATCCGCTTTATTCGGACGTATCAGCCTGATATATTGATGCCATCCTTTCAAAATGATGATACCCAGCATGGACATCACAGAACAATGACAATCTTAAGTGAACGTGCCTTTAGGGATGCCGCCGACCCAACCGTGTTTCCACAACAATTGAAACAAGGTCTATCGGTATGGCAAGTGAAAAAGTTATATTTGCCCGTTTCCTCGGCAGATCAAGCAACCACTTCGATTGAAATCGGTAAATTTGACCCAATATACAATATGACTTACCCTCAGCTTGGAGAACAATCACGCTATCTGCATAAAAGCCAAGGCATGGGTTCTGATATCCCTGCAGCACCTCGCCAGATCCATCTGGATTTGAAGCAAAGCGCCGTTGATACAAAAAACCAGTCTGACCTTTTTGCAGGTGTACCTTACAATTTTACTGAATGGGCTGAAAAACTCCCTCGCCAAGCCTCAAAATTGAAAGGTGAATTTAAATACCTGCAACGGAATTTGGACGCCGTCATTGCGGCTTATCCTAATGAAAAACGTGTTTTTTCAGCATCCCAAAATGCGCTCTCCAATGTTCGTTCAATTACTGCGCAAGTCAAAAAGGCAAAGCTAAGCCCTTCCATTAAGAACGACTTGCTTCATAAGCTCTCATTAAAAGAAGAGCAATTGCAAAACGTCAGTTATGTCTCTTCAGGACTCGAAGTTCAAGCTAACACGGCTTCAAAGATCCTTACGAAAGGCCAAAGAACGAATGTAACCGTAACCGTGAAGAATAACGGGAAACAAACCTTGAAAAAAGTCACTGCTGCATTGAACGTGCCTAAAGGATGGAAGACCAAAACAAAATCCAAAGATGTCAATCTGGCACCAAATAAATCAGCGACAATGACCTACCTGGTTGAAGTCCCTGAAGATGCAGCCTATTACCATGCCTATGATCAATCAACCATTACAACGAGCATTTCTTATAGGTACGGCAGCACAAAAACGGCCATCAAGGAAGAATTGGATGGAACCATCGCTGTCCTTCCCGATGTTGGCCTTACCCTATCACCTGAAGATATCGTCGTAAATACAGCAGATGTAAAAGAACAAGTCCCAGTGACCGTAACCTTGAAAAACTACACAGAAGGAAAAACATCAGCTAGGGTCGCTTTAAAAGTCCCTGAAAATTGGGGAGTTCATCCGAAAAATGCCACTGTATCATTTAATGAAAAGTCAGAAGAAAAACAAGTAAAGTTCACCCTCAGACCACCAAAGGCAATTCAAAATGGTGAATATCAGATTAAGGCAGCTGCTACTGTCAATGGGAAAACCTTTGATTCTACCATTCAGGAAATTTCCTATGACCATATCGGAACATTCTATTACCAATACCCAGCAGCTATCAACACGGTTGCATTTGAGCTTTTAATGCCAGCTTCATTAAAAGTTGGGTACATTGAAAGTGGTTTCGATAAAGTGGCAGATTATTTGAGCAATGCAGGCCTGAACATTACGAAGTTAACGGCAGCTGATTTAGCTGAAGGTGATTTAAGTCAATATGATACGATCGTTACAGGCATCCGTGCTTATCTATCAAGGGAAGATTTAAAGGCAAATAACGCGCGCTTACTTGAATATGTGGAAAACGGCGGTCATCTCGTCGTTCAATACCATAAACCGGGTGATGGATGGGATGCCCTGAAGACAGCTCCATATCCCCTTACCCTCGGGAATCCTTCCATCCGCTGGCGGGTAACCGATGAAAAGGCCACGGTAAACGTCTCGAAACCAGAATCGGCTCTCTTTAACTATCCAAATAAAATAACAAGTGATGACTGGAGCAATTGGGTCCAAGAAAGAGGATTGTACTTCCCAATGGAATGGGATGAACGGTTTGAAACATTCATTTCCATGGCCGATCCAAATGAAGAACCATTTGATGGCGGAATCCTAATGGCTAAATACGGTAATGGCACCTACCTCTACACCAACCTTGTCCTATACAGGCAAATTCAAGGCCAGGTTCCAGGCGGATATCGAATCATGACGAACTTGATTAGTTACGGTGCCAAGTAA
- a CDS encoding ROK family transcriptional regulator has product MSFKRPPSHQKYVNKKRIIQCIQECSSISRAEIAVKLQLSKPTVSLAVDELIQEKWVFEKGIGESSSQGGRRPIQLFFNEKAAYIIGVDIGGTKVKIILSDLSGNILADTSFSTNTYLQSGLLKQMAIETERLIAKNQIAKGRILGMGVGIPGITQTASGLVIEAPSLGWVQYPFIAEAKRYFDFPIFLDNDVNAAALGEQWLGNAQNKRNLLFIAVGTGIGSGIILNNQLYRGASSAAGEMGYMVTDKEDMKREFKPIFHRYGYLESVAGGKSIGSHFTREVLKNPDHSLFERAKSSELSGEDAFLSAKKGDTTAIAVINEAIEHLACGIVNAASLLNPEVIILGGGVLNSSEYILPRIREIVDRYLPSLVEMKTSQLGENAGVLGAVSLFLREHDGILNFRDEGEY; this is encoded by the coding sequence ATGAGTTTTAAAAGACCACCCAGTCATCAAAAATATGTCAATAAAAAAAGAATCATTCAATGCATCCAGGAATGTTCGTCCATTTCAAGAGCCGAAATCGCTGTTAAGCTTCAGCTAAGTAAACCAACTGTTTCTCTGGCTGTGGATGAACTTATACAGGAGAAATGGGTATTTGAGAAAGGAATAGGAGAATCCTCCTCTCAGGGCGGAAGAAGGCCTATCCAGCTCTTTTTTAATGAAAAGGCTGCCTATATCATTGGGGTCGATATAGGCGGGACGAAAGTGAAAATCATTTTAAGTGATTTAAGCGGCAACATCCTCGCCGACACTAGTTTTTCAACTAACACCTATTTACAATCAGGGCTTCTTAAACAAATGGCGATTGAAACGGAACGGTTAATTGCAAAGAACCAGATTGCGAAAGGCAGGATATTGGGGATGGGAGTCGGGATCCCTGGTATAACGCAAACGGCAAGCGGATTAGTAATAGAGGCACCGAGTTTAGGCTGGGTACAATATCCGTTCATTGCCGAAGCGAAACGGTATTTTGATTTTCCCATTTTTCTAGACAATGATGTAAACGCGGCTGCGCTAGGTGAACAGTGGTTGGGTAATGCACAAAATAAGCGGAATTTACTGTTCATTGCGGTTGGCACGGGGATAGGAAGCGGCATTATCTTGAATAACCAGTTATACAGAGGAGCATCAAGTGCAGCTGGGGAAATGGGATATATGGTAACGGACAAAGAGGATATGAAGCGTGAATTCAAGCCGATTTTCCATAGATACGGCTACTTGGAAAGTGTCGCAGGAGGAAAGTCGATTGGCAGTCATTTTACCAGGGAGGTTCTCAAGAATCCTGATCATTCTTTATTCGAACGGGCCAAATCTTCCGAACTATCGGGGGAGGATGCCTTTTTGTCAGCAAAAAAAGGAGACACGACAGCCATTGCCGTCATAAATGAAGCCATCGAACATTTGGCCTGCGGAATAGTCAATGCGGCCAGTTTGCTTAATCCAGAGGTGATTATTTTAGGAGGTGGTGTTTTAAATTCATCTGAATACATTTTACCTAGAATTCGGGAGATCGTTGATCGATATCTTCCTAGTTTAGTAGAAATGAAAACTTCACAACTGGGAGAAAACGCAGGAGTGCTTGGAGCGGTTTCCCTTTTCTTAAGGGAACATGATGGCATTTTGAATTTTCGTGATGAGGGGGAGTATTAA
- a CDS encoding extracellular solute-binding protein, protein MKNKKKSLVSVMALSAALLISGCNGADTKTNSDAGGAKGKKGELEDKIVVYSPHGKDILSKFEKQFEDEYGIDVEWLDMGSQEILDRVRSEKSNPQADVWWGAPSTNFNQAKSDGLLAAYKPSYSDSLDKGFHDPEWYWTGTSQTPEVIMYNSKELSKDEVPKDWDELLDPKWKDEIIIRYPLASGTMRTIFSAMIYRTYKDTNDPKEGYDWLKKLDQNTKEYSANPEMMYNKVAKGEGSLSVWAMPDVVMLKENKNYPFEFVIPESGTPVLTEGIAIVEGAKHPKAAEAFYEFVNSPKAAKTLAEEFYRIPTRNDVKDLPEWITETEIKGMDIDWNAFEEKGDEWMKYWDENIKSGDKEIKE, encoded by the coding sequence ATGAAAAATAAGAAAAAGTCGCTTGTTTCAGTAATGGCCTTATCGGCAGCGCTATTGATTTCGGGATGTAACGGTGCAGATACGAAAACGAATTCGGATGCTGGCGGTGCCAAGGGAAAAAAGGGTGAGTTGGAAGATAAGATCGTAGTTTATTCACCGCATGGCAAAGATATTTTATCAAAATTCGAAAAACAGTTCGAAGATGAGTATGGTATTGATGTTGAGTGGCTTGATATGGGGTCTCAGGAAATCCTTGACCGCGTTCGATCAGAGAAAAGTAATCCGCAGGCAGACGTTTGGTGGGGGGCACCTTCCACGAACTTCAATCAAGCAAAGAGTGATGGGCTGCTGGCTGCTTATAAGCCTAGCTATTCCGATAGTCTCGATAAAGGATTCCACGATCCGGAATGGTATTGGACGGGAACGAGCCAGACACCGGAAGTCATCATGTATAACAGCAAAGAACTATCAAAAGACGAGGTACCGAAAGATTGGGATGAACTGCTTGATCCGAAGTGGAAAGACGAAATCATCATTCGCTATCCGTTAGCCTCCGGAACGATGAGGACAATTTTTTCTGCGATGATCTATCGTACGTATAAGGATACAAATGATCCGAAAGAAGGGTATGACTGGTTAAAGAAGCTCGATCAAAACACAAAGGAATATTCAGCAAACCCGGAAATGATGTATAACAAGGTAGCCAAAGGAGAGGGCTCACTTTCCGTTTGGGCAATGCCGGATGTTGTCATGCTTAAGGAAAATAAAAATTATCCGTTTGAGTTCGTCATTCCAGAAAGCGGAACACCAGTATTGACAGAGGGGATCGCCATCGTTGAAGGTGCCAAGCATCCAAAAGCGGCTGAAGCCTTTTATGAGTTCGTGAATTCACCGAAAGCCGCAAAAACTCTGGCAGAAGAGTTTTACAGGATTCCGACCAGAAATGATGTGAAGGATTTACCTGAATGGATCACGGAAACAGAAATTAAAGGGATGGATATTGATTGGAATGCATTCGAAGAAAAAGGTGACGAGTGGATGAAATATTGGGACGAAAATATTAAAAGCGGAGATAAAGAAATTAAAGAATAA
- a CDS encoding ABC transporter ATP-binding protein, whose amino-acid sequence MASIKIENVQKAFGKTIAVDHLNLEIKEGEFFTFLGPSGCGKTTTLRMIAGFYYPTKGVVRFGDKDMTRVPPEKRNTGMVFQNYALFPHMTVFENVAFGLRVRKVSSADLKRRVLEALQKVRLESYSNRQVSQLSGGQQQRVALARALVIEPEILLLDEPLSNLDAKLRDEMRAEILRLQRDYKITTIYVTHDQAEALSMSDRIAVFNYGVCHQVGTPAEIYNQPANDFVARFIGEINLLPVQVENDQQENVVVTLKNSEQPIKLNVEYQAREGISIIQTDGDLAVSIRPEAIRILDAAEEGMNIFRGKINSVQFFGSVVNVMVDVQEVSLRVDVFNTQDFGYFYQGKEVYVQLPEKQLRLIPVISGDAP is encoded by the coding sequence ATGGCGTCAATTAAAATAGAGAATGTCCAAAAAGCCTTCGGGAAAACGATAGCTGTTGATCATTTAAATCTGGAAATCAAAGAAGGTGAGTTTTTTACCTTTCTTGGTCCAAGTGGCTGCGGTAAAACGACAACGCTTCGAATGATTGCCGGTTTTTATTATCCGACAAAAGGTGTCGTCCGATTTGGCGACAAAGATATGACGCGTGTACCTCCGGAGAAAAGAAATACAGGCATGGTTTTTCAAAACTATGCCCTCTTTCCCCACATGACTGTTTTTGAAAATGTAGCGTTTGGCTTGCGAGTAAGAAAAGTTTCTTCTGCTGATTTAAAGAGGAGAGTGCTGGAAGCCCTCCAAAAAGTCAGGCTGGAGAGCTACTCGAATCGTCAAGTGAGTCAGTTAAGCGGAGGACAGCAGCAGCGGGTGGCCCTTGCGAGAGCGCTGGTCATTGAACCTGAAATATTACTGCTGGATGAACCATTAAGTAATCTGGACGCCAAGCTTCGTGATGAAATGAGAGCGGAAATCTTAAGGTTGCAGCGTGATTATAAGATTACCACCATTTATGTTACACATGATCAGGCCGAGGCATTATCCATGAGTGATCGGATCGCTGTTTTCAATTATGGTGTATGTCACCAGGTCGGGACGCCGGCAGAAATTTATAATCAGCCGGCCAATGATTTTGTGGCAAGATTTATAGGCGAGATTAATCTATTGCCCGTTCAAGTCGAAAACGATCAACAAGAGAATGTAGTGGTTACTCTTAAAAATAGTGAACAACCGATTAAATTGAATGTAGAATATCAAGCTAGAGAAGGAATTTCAATCATACAGACTGATGGTGATCTTGCTGTTTCGATTCGTCCTGAAGCAATCAGAATTCTGGATGCAGCCGAAGAAGGAATGAATATATTTAGAGGTAAAATAAATTCCGTCCAATTCTTTGGGTCTGTTGTGAATGTCATGGTGGATGTTCAAGAAGTGTCACTAAGGGTTGACGTATTCAACACTCAGGATTTTGGATACTTTTATCAAGGAAAGGAAGTGTATGTCCAGCTTCCTGAGAAACAGCTGCGTCTTATCCCTGTCATAAGCGGTGATGCTCCATGA
- a CDS encoding ABC transporter permease has translation MIKNRDTRLTIWLLIPVVMVLVAYVLYPSLRTFIESLQKDGTISLGNYQDFFVQESKTNLEALWNSVYISLLSVLVSALIGIPLAFIFNRYDFPGRSFFSSAAILPIVLPSLVGVMAFMFLYGESGLIPNAIKDLFGLDKVPFKIGGVSGILIVHAYTMYVYFYMTVSAAINKIDPSLEEAAYNLGANKFKVFWKVTFPLLTPAIVAASLLVFMISMASFSAPFLLAGGYRVLSLQIYFSKINGDMEIAATQSVILSIVSISFLLFMRWYQNRKDYRMASKGIGAHRSEVKNPIMKWVMAVTGIIGVIILLLPHFTILLLSLVPDGTWTFQTYPTVFNVENYRLLFEDPNIFKPLRNSLLMAVIATLANLVFGVIASYVLVKRKFVGKSFVDILVMIPWALPATVIGMNLIFAFNEPSIFSFGQILVGTFWILPLAYFIRHIPLVVRSTNAVLEQLDDSIEEAARNLGAKWFYTFRKVIFPIIMPGVLSGTLLAFIESVGEFPTSVLLYTISNRPISIEIMNQLRMFNMGQAAAYGMIQITLIVIVLFISNKFFGIKAEKAL, from the coding sequence ATGATTAAAAATCGTGATACCAGGTTGACGATTTGGCTGCTTATACCAGTTGTAATGGTGCTCGTAGCGTATGTTCTCTACCCATCATTGAGGACCTTTATCGAAAGTCTGCAAAAAGACGGAACGATATCCCTTGGAAATTATCAGGACTTCTTCGTGCAGGAATCGAAAACGAACCTAGAGGCGCTATGGAATTCCGTTTATATATCCTTATTGAGTGTATTGGTCAGTGCCTTGATTGGCATTCCGCTCGCATTTATTTTTAACCGTTATGATTTTCCCGGCAGAAGCTTCTTTTCATCAGCAGCGATTTTGCCGATTGTCCTTCCATCATTGGTAGGGGTCATGGCTTTTATGTTTTTATATGGAGAATCGGGATTGATTCCAAATGCCATCAAGGATCTGTTTGGTCTCGATAAAGTTCCATTTAAAATTGGCGGGGTATCGGGAATCCTTATCGTGCATGCCTATACGATGTATGTCTATTTTTATATGACCGTGTCCGCTGCAATCAATAAAATCGATCCGTCCCTTGAAGAAGCTGCTTATAACTTAGGTGCAAATAAATTCAAGGTTTTTTGGAAGGTGACATTTCCATTATTGACACCTGCCATCGTTGCCGCTTCTTTGCTTGTTTTCATGATATCAATGGCTTCATTCAGTGCCCCGTTTTTATTGGCTGGCGGATACAGGGTGTTGAGCCTGCAAATTTATTTTTCAAAAATAAATGGTGATATGGAAATTGCCGCTACTCAATCCGTCATTCTATCCATCGTTTCGATTTCATTTCTATTATTCATGCGTTGGTATCAGAATAGGAAAGATTATCGCATGGCTTCAAAAGGGATTGGGGCACACAGGAGTGAAGTGAAGAACCCGATTATGAAATGGGTGATGGCCGTAACGGGCATCATTGGCGTGATTATTTTGCTTTTACCGCACTTTACGATTCTTTTGCTTTCACTTGTGCCGGATGGAACCTGGACATTTCAAACGTATCCAACAGTATTTAATGTGGAAAATTACAGGCTTTTGTTTGAAGACCCTAATATCTTCAAACCGTTACGAAATAGTTTACTGATGGCGGTCATTGCAACGTTGGCAAATCTGGTGTTTGGGGTCATAGCGTCCTATGTGCTTGTCAAACGGAAATTCGTCGGGAAAAGCTTTGTCGATATTCTAGTCATGATTCCTTGGGCGTTGCCTGCAACGGTCATAGGGATGAACTTGATATTCGCATTCAATGAACCTAGCATTTTTTCATTCGGTCAAATATTGGTAGGAACATTTTGGATTTTGCCCCTTGCCTATTTCATCAGACATATTCCACTCGTTGTCCGCTCGACTAACGCCGTTCTGGAGCAGCTCGATGATTCGATTGAAGAAGCGGCCAGAAACTTGGGGGCAAAGTGGTTTTATACCTTCAGAAAGGTCATATTTCCGATTATAATGCCTGGCGTTTTATCAGGGACATTATTGGCATTTATCGAATCTGTGGGGGAATTTCCGACCTCGGTCCTGTTGTACACGATTTCAAACAGACCCATATCCATTGAAATCATGAATCAGCTTCGAATGTTCAATATGGGGCAGGCAGCTGCCTATGGGATGATTCAAATCACGCTGATTGTAATCGTTCTCTTTATTTCGAACAAGTTTTTTGGAATCAAAGCGGAAAAAGCTTTATGA